The Apus apus isolate bApuApu2 chromosome 1, bApuApu2.pri.cur, whole genome shotgun sequence nucleotide sequence GTTGTTATGGATGGCTAGGTATGTTTTAGGAAAGATAGACCAACAAGGTGAGAcagtggagttgctctttatgtgtGAGAGCAACTGGAATGCATTGACTTCTACCTAGGGGTGGAGGAAGAACGTGTTGAAAGCTTGTGGGCAAGAATTAAATGACACATAAATGTGGGGGAAACTTGTGGGTGACTGCTATAGACCTAACCAGGAGGATGTTGTTGAGGCCTTCTACAGTCAACTGGAAGTAGCCTCTAGATCTAGAACCTTAGTGCTCATAGGTGACTTCAGTCACACTGATATTTGTTAGAAAACCCACACTGCCAGGCATACTCAGTCCAGAAGACTCTTGCGGTGCATTGATGGTAACTTCCTGGTGCAGGTAGTGGAAGAAACAATGAGGAGAGGTGCATTGCTGGACCTTGTATTAATGAACAAAGAAGGTCTGAATGGGGATGTTAAGGTCAGGGACAGCCTTggcacagtgatcatgacaTGGTAGAATTcagtattttacaaggaagaagcagggcaatAAAAAGGATTGCAACGTCGGACTCCCAGAGGGCTAACTTTGtactcttcaaagatctacttgCAGGAACTCCATAGGTTAAGACTCTAGAAGGTAGGGGGACCCAAGAGAGttggttaattttaaaatatcacttcCTCCAAGTTCAAGACCCCTCAAAGCTCAGGCTGTGTCCTTTCTTTGCAATTTCAGCACCTTCTGGCTAATTTCCATGTCGATGACATAAGCCATTCGTTGTCACCAAGCTTCATTTCCATTTATAACGCCACAAACTTACATTCCAACAATGTTGAGACATCTTGATGCCACGAAGTTCGCTTGTCACACCACAGGATCCAGGTCGATGCAGGCACCAACCCACCATCGATGAAGGAAGCATTGGTGTGTcaactattacaggagcttgacctgTACAAATTGTTTGGCCCAGAGGCCATCCACCTGAGGTTGTTGAGACAGCTGGTTGATGTCATTGCAAAGTCACTCTCtataatctttgagaagttgtgGGGATCGGGAGGTAGCCCCAAAGACTGGAGGAAGGGTAATATCACCCCCATCTATAAAAATggttcaaaggaggacccaggtgATTATAGACCCATTAGCCTCACTTTGGTCCCTGGGAAATTCATGGAGGGGAGAGCATTTCTGGGTTCGTGCAGGAGACAGGGTCCTGGGGACAGCCCAGGGATCTGATTGAGGAGGGACTCATGAGGGTGGTTGGGAAGTGAGAGATTGCCACATTCTGGAAAGTGAGGGTGTCAGGACATGGGATGGACAAGCATGAGGATGAGTGTGGTTTCAAGACCAAGAGTGTGGTCACCTTGGGAAGAGGTGGTTGATCGAGTCAAAGGAAGATCCATGAGCAACCTCAAAGGTCTCTGCAGAGGCTCCTCAGCCTGAAATAGCACTGGTGGCTTCATGCAATCAGTGGTTTGTGTCAACATTTGAACTGAGGAGCAAAAACCCATCAGGGCAGGAGACCTAGGATTTAGGAGGCTTTCTAACAAAGGGGTATGTGATGGTGTTCCTACCATGTCGtcctaaaaagcaaaatattctcCCACCTCACTGAGCAACACAGCTGGCACAAACCAGTGCTATTGCTGCTGGAGATGTAAACAACAGGAGCACAAGTCCATGATGCTATCAGCCACTGTTGTGGGCTTTAGGGCATAATTACTAGAGGAAATTTCAGTGGGAAGCAAATTATGGATTACATGGAAGGTGACATGGTGATcagcactggagaaaaataattcatattgTAAACTGCTCACACACTAGATTATTTTGCACACCTTGATTTTTAACAGCCATTAGATATATTTTGCAAGTTATACATAAATCTGCAGAAAGGGTTTAGAAGCAGCCAGAGAATGAAGGTATCAAACCAGTGTATCAGAGACACTTCTTTTGACTGGTTAAAGCCTAATGTATATCTGATCCCTGAGCATGGTTTCCTGACACCTCAACTCGTGCTCTCAAGGCACATGGTCTAAAAGGAAGCAAACCAAGACCCACTAGTACATTTACATAAGCCTGGTCTTCATGGAAGTTCAGGGAGAGGGAGACCAGTGATTCATGTAgcttatttccttctttcttcttgtttttcctgcatGTAGTCTTCAAGAGAGATGGACTGTTCCTCCTCTAGGCAGTtatcttcctcctttcccccttcctctcTATTCTTTGCTGTGATCATTGGCTGTGTTGCTCAGAATACCTTTTTGGGGCTATTCTACAATCCTTAGAATAGTTGAGGTTGGGAGGCAGCTCTCAAGTTCCTCTAGTCCAGAGCCCTGCTAAACCACGGTCAGCTAGAGCAGGTTgtccaggactgtgtccagtgACTGTCTGACTATCGTCAGAGgtggagacttcacaacctctctgggtaacctcAGCCACCTGGGACTGTTGTGTAAAAGGGTATGAGTCTGGAGGGTGGCTGAGGAAAGCCCTCCCAGTGAGTCATGAGGTTCAGAAAGGAACCTCTTGTTTTCTGgactccttctcagagagaaaTCTAGGGATGACTGGACCCACTCCTTGACCTAGACCTGGTCAATGGTTTCTATCTAAAGCATTATGTGTGTACCCACCAATCAGAGTCAACATTTGGCTTTCTGAGCCCCCAGCAAGGAACTTCACTGGGACAATTTTGCAAAGTTGCAAAGCTAGGTATTTTATTAAGGCCACAGATATAACATGCTTGGAACTGCTGTTGGCAAATATACTCACTGCATCGGCACTAAATGTCTCAGAGCTGGCTAAATAATTAGTTAAATTACAGTAACAATTCCCCAGGGTATCATTCacaaagcagaggagggagcaACTTCGTACCAAGGAGGAGTCtctgcctggggaggagagaggcctGGACATGTTGACCTGTCCGGAAATAATTGAGATTCTCTTCCTCAACAACAGATGATTCCAAAGGCTAAAGAGCATAAAATTTTTGACAAAGGGTGACTTGCTCATATCGTGTGTGCTGGATGGTTCCTAGCAGGCTACTGGTGCTACAAATGAgcaggggtgggggaggaagTATAACCAACCCTTGCTACAGATATGGACTCCTTTTCAGCCATGCTGGCACAACTCTGGCTGTCCATCTTTGCCTCTGCCTGTTGTTTGAAAAACCATCTGGCTACAGGAACCTCTACCCTATCCCAGCAGTCACGAGATTTACTGGGGTCACAAAATTTCTGAACCGCCAGCGTGTAAGAAGCTTCCAGCCTCTGGACTGGATCTTGGCTTAGAGAAGCCACTGGTTCATCCTCGGCCCCTGCTCATTTTCAGGAGGAAATAAGAGCACTAACTTAGCCTGCTTCCCTATTCCAAAACTGATACAAGAGAAGCACACCGATTTAGGATGATTCTGGCCCATTTTCCCACCCTAGACCCACAGCCTTTCTGAACAGGTGAGGACAAGTCAGCAGACCATTTTCAATGATATCTAACCAGGACAGCAAGGAACTCCAATCTGTATATGGGCATggaggaaaaagggggaaaaggaaaagcccCTCTTGTCTCAGTGCCAAGCTCTGATTTCCTTGCCCATGGGCTGTTACCCAAACTGCTCCTCCAAAGTGGCCATGGCAAGGACTCCTCCCTGAGAGCTCTCTCCAAGGACAGGCAGCAAAGCAAACCAGCTGGAGGCTCTGCTgacctctttctccctctcttcagGGGAGAAGGTGCTCAGAGagacagagctggaaaagcacTAAAGAAGGAAGCAGGACAGATGCTGCAAAGGTGAAGCTGCTAGTGGTGATGGCTCCTGGGCCTTTTACACCTGGGATGTGAAATGGGGCTTAGTTCCGAGGACATGCACTGTGGAACAGAGAAACTGAGCCCCTCCTATACAGATGCGTCAAAttcccctccagctcccccagtGTCAGTTCCTTGACTTCATTCTTGTTGTTCTCAGCAATGACCCCCCAGGCCttcatgttgttgtttttcagcttACAGCAGGCACTCGACCAGATGTAACTGGGTATATTAACCCTTCCGTTGGCAAGGTAGTTGTTCCCAGGCACAGCACCCGCAACGACATAGGTGATGTCACAGTTCTTGGTCATATTTCTCATTGTGTGCACCTCATATCTTCTCCACTTACCTGTGTTGAGTGACTGATTCTGGGGTACTGCATTGGTAAGAGTGAAGGTTGCTGCTACACTGATGGTGTTGTTGTTATTGCTGCAGGGGTTCAAATGGCCACGGTGATATCCTGGTGCGTTCTCATAATCTTTATTGACAGCCTGGCTATTCCTGagactgaaagagctggcaCCTAGTTTACGTATGACGTACTTCTCTGAATTCATATCTCCAGGAAAAGATGGATTCACCAGCTTGACAGGTATAAAAGAGAAGAAGATGTTACTATTGGGGATGGGAATCATGGAGCAGGATTCCCTGATGCAGAAGTCTCTGAGTGTTGAGAACCCATCTTTTGTCATTTCAGTATATGGAAATGCAGGAATCAGAGAGAAATCCTAAAGCTGCCCCTCACCAGCAAACACAAGAgatttgaaacaaataaaataaataaaagctgagaATCTGACTGCATTCTTTTAGACTTCTGATCTTTGAAACCCAGAGCATAGCCTGCTGTGAGAGTGTGGGTAGACACatgaaacaaggaaaattaTCCACTCCTAAGTTTGAAAGGTGACTTTGGTGAGACATCTCCCCTGCCACATCTGATTCTCTTTACCCCCTTCTCCATTTCCCACATCTGCCCAGGGCTCTCTCCAGATCCTCTCTCACCCATTAATCACATCCAGCCTTCATCATCTACATCTAATCACGCTATAAGCGGTCCTGGCCTTTGCTCAGCTCAGCCCCATCTCCACAGCAGCTCTCGCTGTCTCTGTGAAAAGTTTTTGTCCCTTTCTTTAAATCCCATCTCTTAAAAACCTACTGTTGTAGAGTTTGCTTAGAGCAAACAAGCACACTGATATCCTCTTGGAGGATGAGTGTCGAAGGTGGAGAGAATAGGAAGAGGATGAGCAGAAGAGACATGGAACTCACAGGACAAGGAGGAGATGAAGACGACTCagacctttcttcttttctcctgctttgaaCCTCACTTGGGAAGAATTAGGTGTGGTTGCagagcagaatcacagaagtgttctggttggaaattatctttaagattatcaagtccaactattaaccTGACTCCtctgagtccagtgctaaaccatattcTGAGGCACAACATCTAGttgtcttttaaacacatctggggatggtgattcaaccacttccctgggcagcttatTCCAATGTGTAATAACCCTTTCCGTGAAAAATTTTATTCCAATAACTaatgtaaacctcccctgatgcaacttgaaaccatttcttctttttctgttgcttgttccttgggagaaaggaaaaacacgcaactcactccaacctcctttcagatagttgtagagaccAAGAAGATCTATgctcaaggtttttttttccagactgaacatccccagttccctcaaaTGGTCCTTGTTCTCCAGAACCTTCCACaggtttgttgcttttctccAAGTTGGGGAGCAGTGTGTGATTGCTGCAGGTGTATCACACTCCTGAAACAGCAATGTTTGCCTCCTTCTTTAAACCCATACAAAGAAAGATATGTTGGGAAAATGATCCTAGAGGTGAGATTTCCCTGGGAACCTCTGCCTTCTCTGGAACTGGGCATATGGCTTTCTTCTTTGGCTCCTTTTCAGCTACATTCCCTACTGCTCCTTTGAAGCTAGCAATGACCtgaatttctgctgcttctgttccGTACTTGGCTTGATCTTTCTCACTGAGTCTCAAGTTTGCCAGAAGGACATTTTAGATTGCCTCTGTAGTTTGCAGAAGTCAGAACCAAGCCTGAGGCAAGACTGGTAAGGGACAACTGCAGGTGGATGGAGATCGTGCACTTCTGACTTGACTGATACTGACCATAGTCATTTCTCACTTCCTCAAATATCACTCAATAAAGTCATCATGTCAATCCAACTCTCTCGTTCCTGAGTGCCTGTACCTGGGCTTTTTCTCTGGGTCATCTCACCCAAGTCTGAGTTTATCTACGCTTCTCTCATGCCACTTATGAAGCCAAATTGACACTTTACTGGGAGTGAATAAACTATGTCGGGGATCCAAAAAGACTCAGGGACAtcagagcccagcagagctggtccctcaaattttgctgctgttgtgtgtCTTTTCCCCACAATTTAGTCCCCATCAGAGGACAGGGGAGAAGTTCATTTGACTCTGTAATGTAATGTAAAGTAATGTAATTTCCCTTAATACTCCTCTAAGATCAATGAGTAAAATTGTGTGCTTTTAAGATATGCTTCATCTCATTGTCCTGCTGATGTCTCAGACACACCAGAGGAATTGTGTGGTGGATGTGTTTGAAGATAGGTGAGATGAAACCCATCCAGTGGGACCATTTGTGTGTTGCGGGATGGGGTGgtgggagaaaaaggaagtgtTTGATTAAatcctgcagctttttttaatgactgGAGGGTGAGATGCTGTAAGGGAGGACACTCACCTGGGGCTCGACCAGCCATGAGTCATTTCTGTGTACACGTCCAGGCTGGTAGATATAAGCAGAGTATACAGGAATACGCAGACTCGTGTCGTACAGGGTGGCATAGTGATATTGGTTCTCATAACACTGGCAGATCCAGGCTGGGGTTTGAGGTGCCATGTTTGCATTTGGGGGTATCCCATTGAAGAAAAACTGAGGACATGTATTTTGCAAGGATGTCACCACCTCGCCATGTCCCAGCCAGAGGCAGCTGGCCaagacctgcagcagcagcagcagcaacataaTTGCTAGGAGGATTCCACCTGAAGGGCTCTTGCTCACCTGGAAGGCAAATGCAGAGAGACACTCAACTTCGAGAAAGCTCATCATGACCTGGGGTCATTTTTGTGTTGTGGGACACAGCCGGCAGAGGTGGAGGAATCTGAGAGACCAAGGAGGGGACAACTTCTGCCCTTCCagatatgtaaaaataaactgaGGAGAAAGCAACACAGGTCTGCATGCCCCTACTTCAGTGTCCCATATTGCTCCCTTCTGCTTCAAGTGGTTCCCCACAGAAGAGGACCTGCAGCTGGACACATGCTTTGCCCAACCACCTGCAATGCTGAGCTGCAGTTCAATCTCACAGGAGATTCTAAGGGCAAGCACAAGGATGCTGGGCTTCCTACATGTCTCTGGCCCCACCCAAGTTCACACAGACATTCAGCTCTTCCCTAACtcctctgctcacagcaggatTAATCTCCCCTACAGTTAGGACAGATGATTTAGCCAAGGTGGTCCAGCCTGAAACCCTGCCTCTTTGCTGCCTTAGACtggggtttgttcagcctggagaagaggagactgacGGGGGATCTCATTAAAGCtcataaatatctgaagggcaggtgtcaggaaGATGAGGCCAGACTCTTTCaagtggtgtccagtgacaggacaaggagcaatggtcACACACTGGAACACAAGTGGTTCAacctaaacataaggaaaaactgtAAGTTtaacagagcagtggaacaggatgcccaaaggtgttgtggagtctccatccctggagatatttaaaacctGCCTTGATGCCATCATGTGCAACCTactctaggtgaacctgctctgtCAGGAGGGTTGGAATGGACGATCTCCAATGGTCCTTTCAAAACCCTATCATTCTGTGAATGCAAAATGGgtgtcctgctgctcagcttgCATTTTTGGCTTGTCCAACCCCAGACAATGAATTTAGAGACAGAGAGGGGCCCTGTAGGTACCAGCAGTTAGCACAAGGGATGATGCCTCTATCTCCCTGCTACCCTGGCTGCTGTTGTAGCAATACGGCAGCAATGAGGGACAGCTCTTCCCATGGTTGCACAGGATTCCTGCTGATCCACATCTTTAGCTTTGCTGATTGCTTTTCTTGTACAGCAAAATTGGCTGGGGCAGGCATTTCTATTTCTTCAACAGAAGCAGGCCCTGTCTTACCTTGCTCAGATGTTGACATGATTTTTACCAGTCAGCTCTAAATCTGCCTGTGATGCTGGCAGTGATGCAGGGTGCTGTATCTTCTGTCAGATGCACCACAGGTTTTGGGATAACAGGGATATTTACATTATGAGAGATTTCACTGAGTGGATTTTAAATACCTAGCATTTGAAATAAGGCAGGCAGGATGAGAAGCTGGAGGGATTTCTGGGGGAGGAAGCCACCATGGCCTCGAAAACACACAACCCACCTGGCGAAGTGTCTGAGCTGAGGACTGGGAGAAGCTTGCAAAATCACCTTGCACATTTGCccttttcttactttttttccctgacccTCATGCATTACTTTCCACTGCATTCAGGAAACTGAGCTAGAGATAGCCTTGCTGTGACCCAAGGCATCTGGCCTGTTACCACTTTTCTAGCACTGGGTCAGGAACAGGGTGGCCAGGAAGCTGAAAACTGAGAAGAGTGAACCCCAAGAAGTGACTTCTTACAATGCTCCCCACAGCATGACAGTGCCCGCCCAAGCTCAGGCAGACAATCTACTGACAACTCCTTTGCACTACACCCTCCACAAGCTGAAATAGATATAACTCACTTCATTTCAGAGACACAGAATCCAACTTACCGTGTGAAAAAATGGAACATCAATACTTTGATTCACACAAATCCGTTAGCAGCAGGATTTCCAAATGCCTCTGTGGTAGTCTGAAACTGGCTGTGATGTTGGAGTGGTTTATATATTATCTGCAGGAAGGCTGAGTTGTACTTAATTCTGTTTTGCTATGTTACTCAAACAGGGTTTGGAGGAAGGTTGTCCAGTGGCAGAGCCAAGACCTGTGTTTTTCCAGAGGTCTTTTGCAAGGTCATGGGCAGGTTTATGGTGCTCAGTAGGCTCCCCGGTCTCATTCAACAGTTTGATGAGAATTTTCCAGGTGTCTTGGCAACTGGAACTTCTTTTTGCACTAAGTGGCATTTCTGAGAATGTTGAATCAAGTCTTCCCTACACCTGTGAGCCAGTCCCAGTCAGTGGGCCAAAACAAGACCTTGGATCAACCCTTTACAGAAGTTGCACATGGCAGAGGATACAAACCCAAGTCCCAGCTGCTTGGTGCAGGCTGtaagcagcaggcaggaattCCTAAGACAAGGGATGCTGCCAGATGAGCTGCAGAAGAGgggcctggctgcaggagccacTGTCAGGTCAGGAGAGGATTCTGCACTCAGCATCTTCAGGGCCTCTTGTTCAACCTTTGCCAGACCCCTGTGCTGTAGACAGAGGCATTCAGGCACAACCTAATGCCTGGTGTTGGCTCCTGGCCAAGCAATCATTCATCTTCGAAGACTAAACATCTCCATTCATCATCAAACATCTCCTTGTGCATCTGTCCCCAAGGCTTCCCACACTTACTGTTCTCCTGAAGTGTCTTTGTCCAGGTTCAACATTtggctggggcagcaggtgagcagcaggaacacagcCACTCCACCAGAGCATCCCACCAGGTTTTGGTGACTTTTCCAGAGGGATGAAACATTGGCCAGCATGCTGAGGTCTTTGGACCTAACAGAATCTGGGGGATCATCTTCTAGGAGTGCCAGTTGATAGTGGGACACTTTAATTCCTTGAGGAACAGTGTTCCTTCTTCCATATTTGTTATGAATAAAAGTGAAATTTTCATGGACTCCACCTGATTTTACTGCATTCCCAAAGACCAACAATTAGCTCATGTGGTGACAATTTCCCAGCTTCTTACAGTGGCAATGAAACCAAACTCTTCCCCTTGTCCACAGTTGTCATGAATCTTGGAAAACTTTCCTGAgtgtatataaaaaataataattaaaatggaCTGTGTCTAAACTATAGAAAACagtccagggaagctgtagcAAAGAGTGGTTTATAATAGGCAGAAGTAACCAAAACAAGTAATGAACCTGTCATCCTGTGCCTGAGGTCTGTGGGGTCATGCTTTTCCATTCACAGATTTTTATCAATTTCATAAGAATTGTGCTCTAATGCTCAATAACCAGCACAATTCTGCCTTTCATGCCAGTGTAGGCAGGGGCTGCGTGTTGTCCAGAGCTGTGCACTGTCTGGATGGAGAGGTGAGGTGAGTGATGCTAAATGAGCCCTCCTGCAGGTCACCTCCTACGTGGTCTGTCCTGGAAGACAAACCTTCATTTCTTCAACTTGTAAAGGGCAGATCTCCACCCTTCTCCCAATTGGGAGCCCACAAATTCATCGATGAAGTTTCTCCAGCAATTTTTCCATGGTCTGTTTGGAAGGAGCAGATGAATAGCCAAAGAGGTGTTATGAGGTAGGTTAAGACATAGACTCCAGGATGAGAACCAATGGAATggtttattttgggaaaaatgctcccttatatacttttacagtCAGAACTGAGAGTAAGTAGTCAgtcacctgctccttggcatATACACAGTCCTTGTGTTCCCAGGATGTAACTGATCACACAACCAGCACAAGATAAACAAAATTCTGATAAAAACAGAATTCAGGATAAACAGCAAGCCCTGGCCCCTAGCTGGTCTCATATTGTTtacttctttacagatagaggaggccccttttctttcctcatggCTCTTCTCCACAGTGTTAAGTAGATTGTGTAGTGCTGGTCTTCAGGTAGGTGCAAATCAGGACAGCTGAAGCCAAATGGGCACAAGAACACAAACTACAAGGGAAAGAAACATTGCTTGGACGTGTGGATGGAGGAGACGTGCTGTTCTGGGCTTTTCTCCTTAGAGGGCAGCAAAGACCCTGTGTCCCATGCCCACAGGCAGCACGTGGAGATGTCTAGCCAATGGACACATCACCCTTATTGAGTTGCATGGCACCTCTATGTTTAGGAGGTACTCTGCTGATGTGAGGGCAGAGCATGTAGACACCTTAGGATCTGCAAAGTCCTTTGCAGCAATCGAGGTGCCATGCCACAAACGTCTAATCCTACCACTATGTCAGGTATGTTCACCCTGGTCAGGTGTTCAGACCAGTGTCAACTTCACAGGAGGGTTGAAAAACTGTCCCAGACCCAACCAAAGATTCAAGGTACCCAGCAGAGGcatcagctgcttctgtttcttcctggTGTCCCAGAAGAGGTCTAGGACTACTGGCAAGGACAGCAGGTGACCATCACCTCCTTTTTGCCACCTGGCCACTGGACAGTTTTATCCCACCATCTGGCCACCAGGACTACTGGGTGTCCATCACCGGGCGATGCTCATTCAGCACCatgaacagaatcacagaatcatagaatcatagaatcctaggggttggaagggacctcgaaagatcatctagtccaacccccctgctctgctcctcatgCTCTGATTTTTTCAATTGTGTCTACAGAtgtcctggtttcagccaggatggagccagtttttttttaaatgactttttttctttctttttttttctgcagtgaaccCTTTTAAGCAGGAAGTTTCAGAGCTGGTGAACCGATTGCACttgaatgtttatgttactgccaagACACCAAGACACTATGCTCTGCTTATCGAAACTGCTACTTTGGATGCTAAAGGACtagaagagttgtatctgcagtcctcccatagggaggagcagaccagacagATGGAAAATTTGGCAAACCAAAGTGTTCCATACTATATTTAATTCAGggatctggtggcaattacggaaacatggtgggacagctcacgTGACTGGAGTGTGGTCATGGATAACTGTTGTTTTTAGGAAAGGCAGGTCAACAAGGCAAGGTGGTggagtttgctttcacctggaggggagttCAGGACACCTGGAATTGACTGCCCCAGGGTTTGGAAACACggctcaaccatttgccatggactgatccacgctgcactggagaagggtggagctccagaacacctgcagtacatcgGTGGCATCATcgtgtggggtgacacaccagaagaagtctttgagaaaggtaaaaagatcatccaaattcttctggatgctggttttgctgtaagaAGAAGCAAGGTCCTACACAAGAGATTCTGCTCCCAGGAATTAGATGGCAAGATGGACATTGCCGGATCCCAATGATtcacaaaataacagctatggccccatCAACTAACAAAAAGCCctctcaaacctttttagggactgttggtttctggaaaATGCacattccatgttacagtgaaattgtgaaacctctctgtGAGGTGATCCAAgagaagagtgactttaaatgggatcctgaccaacagaaagcttttgagcagattaaaaaggagattgtgcaggcaatggcccttggaccggtttgaacagggccagacatcaaacATGTGCTCTACACCCCAGCCAGAGACAACAGTCCCAAgtggagcctctggcagaaaatACCAGGGGAGACTCAAGGTCagcccctgggattctggagctggagctacagaggttctgaGGCCAACTGCATGTCAACTGAAAAGGAGATCCTTGCAGCATAGGAAGGAGTTAGAGCCACTTCAGACGTGACCAGCAGTGAAGTGCAGCTCTTCCTGGACCCCGATCACCAGTACTGAGCTTCATGCTCCAGAGTCACGTTTCTCATACACATCATGCCACTGGTGCTACTGTCCTGGACAGAAAGCATGACAGACAAAATGTATATAAGTagtaatcaagatttattgcatataatGTCAGGGTCTTAACAACTGGATGGGAGGCACAGGTATAGCAGAAGCATAGGGGAGATAAGAATGGAAGTGCAGTTTGGAAACTGATCTATGTCGTGTTTTCATCCAGATATGGTTGTAAGAGCATGACACGTCTTTACTTATTAACACAACTTCTTTATTAAGCCTCCTTTGATTTCTGCTCTTGGAAGATGGCTGTGCATTA carries:
- the LOC127383213 gene encoding endonuclease domain-containing 1 protein-like, which codes for MLLLLLLQVLASCLWLGHGEVVTSLQNTCPQFFFNGIPPNANMAPQTPAWICQCYENQYHYATLYDTSLRIPVYSAYIYQPGRVHRNDSWLVEPQLVNPSFPGDMNSEKYVIRKLGASSFSLRNSQAVNKDYENAPGYHRGHLNPCSNNNNTISVAATFTLTNAVPQNQSLNTGKWRRYEVHTMRNMTKNCDITYVVAGAVPGNNYLANGRVNIPSYIWSSACCKLKNNNMKAWGVIAENNKNEVKELTLGELEGNLTHLYRRGSVSLFHSACPRN